Proteins from a single region of Oryza brachyantha chromosome 6, ObraRS2, whole genome shotgun sequence:
- the LOC102705823 gene encoding probable 2-oxoglutarate-dependent dioxygenase ANS, translating to METAAAPRVQALADAGVSLLPAKYVQPPDLRPDPSHRRAPTAPSLSVPVVDLSAAGAGDAVRRACAEWGAFHVVNHEVPPGLLDAMRGAGLAFFRSPMEEKLRFACDPARGAAAEGYGSRMLANDDSVLDWRDYFDHHTLPESRRDPTRWPDFVPGYRDTVVKYSNNMKDLAQKLLRIISESLNLPPSYIEEAVGEVYQNITISYYSPCPQPDLALGLQSHSDMGAITLLIQDDVGGLEVLKDGMWLPVSPLPDGILVILADQTEIITNGRYKSAVHRAIVNTDHARLSVATFYDPSKSQKIWTAPQLVCKEHPQKYQDVIYGDYVSSWYSKGPEGKRNIDALLIEQ from the exons atggaaaccgccgcggcgccgcgcgtccAGGCCCtggccgacgccggcgtctccctcctcccggcgAAGTACGTCCAGCCGCCCGACCTCCGCCCGGACCCCTCCCACCGCCGGGCTCCGAccgccccctccctctcggtccCCGTCGTCGACCTCTCGGCCGCCGGGGCGGGcgacgccgtccgccgcgcgtGCGCCGAGTGGGGCGCCTTCCACGTGGTCAACCACGAAGTCCCGCCGGGGCTGCTCGACGCGATGCGGGGAGCCGGGCTCGCCTTCTTCCGCTCCCCCATGGAGGAGAAGCTCCGGTTCGCCTGCGACCCGGCcaggggcgccgccgccgaggggtACGGCAGCCGCATGCTCGCCAACGACGACTCTGTGCTCGACTGGCGCGACTACTTCGACCACCACACCCTCCCGGAGTCCCGCCGCGATCCCACCCGGTGGCCCGACTTCGTCCCAGGCTACAG GGACACTGTTGTGAAATACAGCAACAACATGAAAGATCTCGCTCAAAAATTGCTGCGCATCATCTCTGAGAGTCTGAACCTGCCACCTTCTTATATAGAAGAAGCAGTGGGAGAAGTTTATCAGAATATTACTATTAGCTACTATTCTCCTTGCCCACAGCCTGATCTTGCACTTGGATTGCAATCTCATTCTGATATGGGTGCGATAACGCTTCTAATACAAGATGATGTGGGTGGTCTCGAAGTATTAAAGGATGGGATGTGGCTACCTGTTTCTCCTTTGCCTGATGGGATCCTTGTAATTTTGGCTGACCAAACAGAG ATCATAACCAATGGAAGATACAAAAGTGCTGTGCATCGAGCTATTGTCAATACTGATCATGCCCGCTTGTCAGTAGCAACATTCTACGATCCATCCAAATCCCAGAAAATATGGACTGCCCCACAGCTTGTGTGCAAGGAGCATCCACAGAAGTACCAGGATGTAATATATGGTGACTATGTCTCATCTTGGTATAGCAAAGGCCCAGAGGGAAAGCGCAACATTGATGCCCTCCTGATCGAGCAATAA
- the LOC107304456 gene encoding serine/threonine/tyrosine-protein kinase HT1-like, which translates to MAGFPFRALRRSAVSPLPPETEAAEKRSGNSLERVPARSAVAAEPWAADRSKLRVGPKIASGANSRVYRGDYAGQAVAVKMMRETAADGDLRQRREVGVGAQFDAEVTLLWRLRHPNVVRLVAACREPPSYCVVTELMAGGALGAYLRGREPNSLPPEDVVRLALGVARGMECLHARGVVHRDLKPQNLLLDGGARVVKVADLGTSCLEATCRADRRPSRTGTYRWMAPEMIRDHRCDRKVDVYSFGLVLWELTTCLVPFQDLSPVQAAYAVTNAGARPPLSPSCPPAINTLIERCWSAKPEKRPEFKDIVQVLESYDRCLREGLPLLPLPLPLPLPAPAPLASLIGAFKIRSCRHTDLEQERDASIQSRS; encoded by the coding sequence ATGGCGGGCTTTCCCTTCCGGGCGCTGCGGCGGTCGGCCGTGTCGCCGCTGCCTCCagagacggaggcggcggagaagcGCAGCGGGAATAGCCTGGAGCGGGTGCCGgcgagatcggcggtggcggcggagccgtGGGCGGCGGACCGGTCGAAGCTGCGCGTCGGGCCCAAGATCGCGTCGGGGGCCAACAGCCGCGTCTACCGCGGCGACTACGCGGGGCAAGCGGTGGCCGTGAAGATGATGcgcgagacggcggcggacggcgacctgcggcagcggcgggaggtgggggtgggggcgcAGTTCGACGCCGAGGTGACCCTCCTGTGGCGGCTGCGCCACCCCAACGTCGTGCGGCTCGTCGCCGCGTGCCGGGAGCCGCCGTCGTACTGCGTCGTCACCGAGCTCATGGCGGGCGGCGCGCTGGGCGCGTACCTGCGCGGCCGGGAGCCCAactcgctgccgccggaggACGTCGTCCGCCTCGCGCTCGGCGTCGCCCGCGGCATGGAGTGCCTCCACGCGCGCGGCGTCGTGCACCGCGACCTCAAGCCGCAGAACCTgctgctcgacggcggcgcgcgcgtcgTCAAGGTCGCCGACCTGGGCACGTCCTGCCTCGAGGCGACCTGCCGCGCCGACAGGCGGCCGTCCAGGACCGGCACGTACCGGTGGATGGCGCCGGAGATGATCCGCGACCATCGCTGCGACCGCAAGGTGgacgtgtacagcttcggCCTCGTGCTATGGGAGCTCACCACCTGCCTCGTGCCGTTCCAGGACCTGTCCCCCGTGCAGGCCGCCTACGCCGTCACCAACGCGggcgcccggccgccgctctcgccgtcgtgcccgCCGGCGATCAACACCCTCATCGAGAGGTGCTGGTCCGCCAAGCCGGAGAAGCGGCCGGAGTTCAAGGACATCGTGCAGGTGCTGGAGAGCTACGACCGCTGCCTCCGGGAGGGCCTGCCcctgctgccgctgccactgccactgccactgccggcgccggcgccgctcgccTCGCTGATCGGAGCATTCAAGATCCGATCATGCAGGCATACCGATCTTGAGCAAGAGCGCGACGCATCCATCCAGAGCCGATCGTAG
- the LOC102706664 gene encoding DNA topoisomerase 2-like produces the protein MESPPLLEQILLRPDEYIGSVEKQTQMLWEYESFPMMRRAVTYVPGLQKVFDEVLVYAAERKRRDPSMDALHVEIDVPERRISVYNNAQGIPVVLHKEEGVYMPEMIFAHLTSSTDTSTGVRLANVFSTEFIIETADACRLKKYKQVFSENMGRRSEPEISDCKKGENWTRITFKPDLAKFNLTHFERDVIALMRKRVFDVAAMLGETVHVVLDGQRLPLKDFSTYVDWHIISAKKNRPVEELPRICEKVNDQWEVCLSLSEGQFEQVSFVNGIATIRGGTHVDYIANKIATHVMNFVNDKCNNFTAQLHDVKRHMWIFVNARIENPAFDSPTKEFLTTHVESFGSNNCDFSDIFLNKVINCGLLYDMFAPVKSKAGRR, from the exons ATGGAGTCGCCACCGCTGCTCGAGCAAATTCTCCTGCGGCCGGACGAGTACATCGGTTCGGTGGAGAAGCAGACCCAGATGCTCTGGGAGTACGAGAGCTTCCCGATGATGCGGCGAGCGGTTACCTACGTCCCCGGCCTCCAGAAGGTGTTCGACGAGGTCCTCGTCTACGCCGCCGAAAGGAAGCGGCGGGATCCCTCGATGGACGCCCTCCATGTCGAGATCGACGTCCCCGAGCGCCGGATCTCTGTCTACAACAACGCCCAGGGTATCCCCGTTGTACTCCACAAAGAGGAGGGCGTCTACATGCCGGAGATGATCTTTGCACACCTTACCAGCAGCACCGACACCTCGACTGGCGTCAGACTTGCCAATGTCTTCTCGACAGAGTTCATCATTGAGACTGCCGACGCGTGCCGTCTCAAGAAGTACAAGCAG gttttctcTGAAAACATGGGGAGGAGGTCGGAGCCTGAAATCAGCGATTGCAAGAAGGGGGAGAACTGGACCAGGATCACCTTCAAGCCTGATCTTGCTAAGTTcaaccttacccatttcgaaCGGGACGTCATAGCCCTTATGAGGAAGAGAGTATTTGATGTTGCTGCAATGCTGGGAGAGACTGTTCACGTTGTGTTGGATGGCCAGAGGTTGCCTCTTAAGGACTTCTCAACTTATGTCGATTGGCATATCATTTCCGCCAAAAAAAACAGACCTGTGGAAGAACTTCCAAG gatTTGCGAAAAGGTAAATGATCAGTGGGAGGTATGCTTGAGCCTAAGTGAGGGGCAGTTTGAACAG GTTAGTTTTGTAAATGGAATTGCAACCATCAGGGGTGGAacacatgttgattacattGCAAACAAGATCGCCACCCATGTGATGAATTTTGTGAATGATAAATGCAACAACTTTACTGCGCAACTGCATGATGTGAAAAGGCATATGTGGATCTTCGTTAATGCACGCATTGAGAACCCTGCCTTTGATTCACCGACGAAGGAGTTCTTGACGACTCATGTGGAAAGCTTTGGGTCAAATAATTGTGACTTCTCTGATATTTTCTTGAACAAGG TTATTAACTGCGGTCTTCTCTACGACATGTTTGCTCCAGTTAAGTCAAAAGCCGGAAGGCGTTGA